In Rhizobium oryzihabitans, one DNA window encodes the following:
- a CDS encoding ABC transporter permease has product MSNSKRILSQARRVAIQAIPTVLGIVILNFFLLQLAPGDAADVLAAEAGSATVETMAEIRSRFGLDLPVVHQLMNYLGNLAHFSLGFSPRYGMPVADLIGQRLPGTLALMGAALGIAIFVGVFLGSIMALFSGKLPDRIISIGSLIFYSVPGFWIGLMLILTFSVKLGWLPSGGDSTIGSSLTGLDALLDRLRYIVLPALSLALYFLAIYARLTRAAMLEVKSQDYVRTARAKGVSPLRLTTRHILRNALIPITTMAGMHIGGLLGGAVVVETVFSWPGLGRLAFEAVMARDFSVLLGILLLSSLVVIIVNAAVDLLQAWLDPRIGESR; this is encoded by the coding sequence ATGTCGAATTCGAAACGGATTTTATCGCAGGCAAGGCGGGTCGCCATTCAGGCCATTCCGACGGTTCTCGGTATCGTCATCCTGAACTTCTTCCTGCTGCAGCTGGCGCCCGGTGATGCGGCCGATGTGCTGGCCGCGGAAGCGGGTTCGGCGACCGTCGAGACCATGGCCGAAATCCGCTCCCGCTTCGGGCTTGATCTGCCGGTCGTGCATCAGCTGATGAACTATCTCGGCAATCTGGCCCATTTCAGCCTCGGCTTTTCGCCGCGCTACGGCATGCCGGTTGCCGATCTTATCGGTCAGCGGTTGCCCGGCACGCTGGCCTTAATGGGCGCGGCGCTCGGCATTGCGATTTTCGTCGGCGTTTTCCTCGGCTCCATCATGGCGCTCTTTTCCGGAAAGCTGCCCGACCGGATCATTTCGATTGGCTCACTGATCTTTTATTCCGTACCGGGCTTCTGGATTGGCCTGATGCTGATCCTGACCTTCTCGGTCAAGCTCGGCTGGCTTCCGTCTGGCGGCGACAGCACCATCGGCAGCAGCCTCACCGGCCTTGACGCCCTTCTGGACAGGCTGCGCTACATCGTTCTCCCCGCCCTTTCGCTGGCGCTTTATTTTCTGGCGATTTACGCCCGCCTTACCCGCGCGGCGATGCTGGAAGTCAAATCCCAGGACTACGTGCGCACGGCACGGGCAAAAGGCGTTTCGCCGCTCCGGCTGACCACACGCCATATTCTGCGCAATGCGCTCATCCCGATCACCACCATGGCCGGCATGCATATTGGCGGCCTGCTGGGCGGCGCGGTCGTGGTTGAGACCGTCTTCAGCTGGCCGGGGCTTGGCCGTCTGGCTTTCGAAGCCGTCATGGCCCGCGATTTCAGCGTGCTGCTCGGCATTCTGCTTCTCTCTTCCCTCGTCGTCATCATCGTCAATGCGGCCGTGGACCTGTTGCAGGCATGGCTTGATCCCCGCATCGGAGAAAGCCGATGA
- a CDS encoding ABC transporter permease, producing the protein MNSSHTSAVLDPAELSAEESNPKPKKPEEKVWPYIHAPDALSARSASVPRRGLRRELKIFLTNPNAIVGLLFLATVIVTALLAPLIYPGDPLEMVARPFLWPGQNPAYPLGTDSMGRDVLAGIVHGARISLTVGVVATLIGLTIGITIGAFAGYFGGVIDDILVKLIEIFQTLPNFVLLVVLVAIAQPSVTTVTSAIGIITWPLVARLTRAEFRAIREKDYVLAARSLGYGHARIVFQEILPNALPPIIVTSSVMVAGAILMEAALSFMGLGDPNRVSWGSMIGSGRDVIRTAWYLTALPGLAIVFTVISLNLISDGLNDALNPRFSEERR; encoded by the coding sequence ATGAATTCCTCCCATACATCAGCAGTTCTCGACCCGGCCGAACTCAGCGCTGAAGAGAGCAATCCCAAACCGAAAAAACCGGAAGAAAAGGTCTGGCCCTATATTCATGCGCCGGACGCGCTTTCAGCCCGCTCCGCCTCCGTGCCGCGGCGCGGCCTGCGGCGGGAACTGAAGATTTTTCTCACCAATCCCAATGCCATCGTCGGGCTTTTGTTTCTCGCCACCGTCATCGTCACCGCACTTCTGGCTCCGCTGATCTATCCCGGTGATCCCTTGGAAATGGTGGCTCGTCCCTTCCTCTGGCCGGGGCAGAATCCAGCCTATCCGCTCGGCACCGATTCCATGGGTCGTGATGTGCTGGCGGGCATCGTGCACGGCGCGCGCATCTCGCTCACCGTGGGTGTCGTCGCCACTCTGATCGGGCTGACGATCGGCATCACAATCGGCGCTTTCGCCGGTTATTTCGGCGGCGTCATTGACGATATTCTCGTCAAGCTGATCGAAATCTTCCAGACCCTGCCGAATTTCGTGCTGCTCGTCGTGCTCGTCGCCATCGCCCAGCCGTCGGTCACCACGGTCACATCGGCCATCGGCATCATCACCTGGCCGCTGGTGGCGCGCCTGACCCGCGCCGAGTTCCGCGCCATCCGCGAGAAAGACTATGTGCTCGCCGCCCGCAGCCTCGGTTACGGCCATGCGCGTATCGTCTTTCAGGAAATCCTGCCCAATGCCCTGCCGCCGATCATCGTCACCTCCTCGGTCATGGTGGCGGGCGCGATCCTTATGGAAGCAGCGCTTTCCTTCATGGGCCTTGGCGATCCCAACCGTGTCTCCTGGGGGTCAATGATCGGTTCCGGCCGCGATGTCATCCGCACCGCCTGGTATCTGACCGCCCTTCCCGGCCTTGCCATCGTCTTCACCGTCATTTCGCTGAACCTCATCAGCGATGGCCTCAACGATGCGCTCAACCCCCGTTTTTCGGAGGAACGCCGATGA
- a CDS encoding ABC transporter ATP-binding protein has product MSKLIEVHDLSVSFGSAQPVKGVSFDVQSGEMLAIVGESGSGKSLTALGLIGLLPSHAKTGGRVLLEGRDLLPLSERQWRGIRGRDIGMIFQEPMTSLNPVLTVGEQIIEVLRIHEKIDRHQARKRAIELLDLVNIPDARRRVDDYPHQLSGGMRQRVMIAIGVACNPKLLIADEATTALDVTIQAQILQLLDNLRRDLNMAVILITHDLGIVAQWADRVMVMYAGRKVEEGLPEPVFSNPYHPYTRGLLAASPRAEDGQHYRDGPLIEIPGSIVSATGERGCAFRPRCPSARGFCGQFVPPLRLVSEGRYAACPFVSPTSQEVSDDALVSA; this is encoded by the coding sequence ATGAGCAAACTGATTGAAGTCCATGATCTCTCCGTCAGCTTCGGCTCCGCTCAACCGGTTAAAGGCGTCAGCTTCGATGTGCAGTCCGGTGAAATGCTGGCCATCGTCGGCGAGAGTGGTTCCGGGAAATCGCTGACCGCGCTCGGCCTGATCGGCCTGTTGCCATCGCATGCAAAGACCGGCGGGCGTGTTCTGCTCGAAGGCCGCGATCTTCTGCCGCTTTCCGAGCGGCAATGGCGCGGCATTCGCGGCCGCGATATCGGCATGATCTTTCAGGAACCGATGACGTCGCTGAACCCTGTCCTGACGGTCGGCGAACAGATCATCGAGGTGCTGCGCATCCATGAAAAGATCGACAGGCATCAGGCGCGCAAACGCGCTATCGAGCTTCTGGACCTCGTCAATATTCCCGACGCCCGGCGCCGGGTGGACGATTATCCGCACCAGCTTTCCGGCGGCATGCGCCAGCGCGTGATGATCGCCATCGGCGTTGCCTGCAATCCCAAACTGCTGATCGCCGACGAGGCGACGACCGCGCTCGACGTGACGATACAGGCGCAAATCCTGCAATTGCTCGACAATCTGCGCCGCGATCTCAACATGGCCGTCATCCTCATCACCCACGATCTCGGCATCGTGGCCCAATGGGCCGACCGGGTGATGGTCATGTATGCTGGCCGCAAGGTGGAAGAAGGATTGCCTGAACCGGTTTTCTCCAATCCTTACCACCCCTATACGCGCGGCCTGCTGGCTGCCTCTCCGCGCGCCGAAGACGGCCAGCATTATCGCGACGGGCCACTCATCGAAATTCCGGGTTCAATCGTTTCCGCTACGGGCGAGCGCGGCTGCGCCTTCCGGCCACGCTGTCCGAGCGCCCGCGGTTTCTGCGGGCAGTTCGTACCGCCGCTGAGGCTCGTCTCGGAAGGCCGCTACGCCGCCTGCCCCTTCGTATCCCCCACATCCCAAGAGGTATCCGATGACGCTCTTGTCAGTGCATAG
- a CDS encoding ABC transporter ATP-binding protein: MTLLSVHSLSTHYSGGRGTVRAVDDVSLDIEAGETVALVGESGCGKSSLGKSLMRLVEPTSGRITFKGADVTAMSSSQLRGIRRRIQMIFQDPFASLNPRQTVRTILTGPLKVHGIGDRARQQEIVEAIVAQVGLPPDALDRYPHEFSGGQRQRIGIARALVLEPELVVCDEPVSALDLSIQAQILNLLVEMKKRLSLSYLFVSHDLSVVRYFSDRVLVMYLGKIVESAPTAELWASPKHPYTRALLAAVPDPARRKQAAPISGDLPSPHNPPSGCRFHTRCPLATDLCREKAPDYTLFGKNHAVACHHAQ, encoded by the coding sequence ATGACGCTCTTGTCAGTGCATAGTCTTTCCACCCACTATTCGGGAGGACGCGGAACAGTCCGCGCCGTCGACGATGTGTCGCTCGACATCGAGGCGGGCGAGACCGTGGCGCTGGTGGGTGAATCAGGCTGCGGCAAATCCTCGCTCGGCAAGTCGCTCATGCGGCTGGTGGAGCCCACTTCCGGCAGGATCACCTTCAAGGGCGCCGATGTCACGGCGATGTCGTCGTCGCAGTTGCGCGGCATCCGCCGCCGCATCCAGATGATCTTTCAGGACCCATTCGCGTCGCTCAATCCACGCCAGACGGTGCGAACCATCCTTACCGGGCCATTGAAGGTGCACGGCATTGGCGACAGGGCGCGACAGCAGGAGATCGTCGAGGCGATCGTCGCGCAGGTGGGTCTGCCACCGGATGCACTCGACCGCTATCCGCACGAGTTTTCCGGCGGCCAGCGCCAGCGCATCGGCATTGCCCGGGCGCTCGTTCTCGAGCCGGAACTGGTCGTCTGCGACGAGCCTGTCTCGGCGCTCGATCTTTCCATACAGGCGCAGATCCTCAATCTTCTGGTGGAGATGAAGAAACGGCTTTCGTTGTCCTATCTCTTCGTATCCCACGACCTTTCGGTCGTACGCTATTTTTCCGATCGCGTTCTCGTCATGTATCTCGGCAAGATCGTGGAAAGCGCGCCGACCGCGGAGCTTTGGGCCTCGCCGAAACACCCCTATACCCGTGCGCTTCTCGCAGCCGTTCCCGATCCCGCGCGCCGCAAGCAGGCAGCGCCCATTTCCGGCGACCTGCCGAGCCCCCACAACCCGCCATCCGGCTGCCGGTTTCACACCCGCTGCCCGCTCGCCACCGATCTCTGTCGCGAAAAAGCGCCGGATTACACCCTTTTCGGCAAGAACCACGCCGTGGCTTGCCACCATGCCCAATAA
- a CDS encoding aldo/keto reductase, translated as MVDYRYLGRSALKVSPLSLGTMMFGGPTPDDVAFRIIDKAREQGINFIDTADVYHDGKSEEVVGRGIKASRDHWVLATKFVNSHTKGPNLGGHSRKWVIETVENSLRRLNTDYIDILYFHRAVFDAPLEEPVRAIADLIRAGKLRYFGVSNFRGWRIAEISHLADQLGIDRPIASQPLYNIVNRTAEAEQLPAANHYGLGVVSYSPLARGVLTGKYQPGEQPGADTRVGRGDKRVLETEWRPESVEIAQKVAAHAASKGVSAADFALAWVLNNKFVTAAITGPRTEEHWNGYVRALDVKIDAEDEALVDSLVTTGHPSTPGFNDPSHPVEGRVPRNVEPAPRPVVKPRAVA; from the coding sequence ATGGTCGACTATCGCTATCTCGGACGCAGCGCGCTGAAAGTTTCACCGCTGAGCCTCGGCACGATGATGTTCGGAGGCCCGACGCCGGATGACGTGGCCTTCCGCATCATCGACAAGGCACGCGAGCAGGGCATCAACTTCATCGACACTGCCGATGTCTATCACGACGGAAAGTCGGAAGAGGTCGTCGGTCGCGGCATCAAGGCCAGCCGCGACCACTGGGTTCTGGCAACGAAATTCGTCAATTCCCATACCAAGGGTCCGAACCTCGGCGGACATTCGCGCAAGTGGGTGATCGAAACAGTCGAGAATTCCCTTCGCCGTCTCAATACCGACTATATCGATATTCTCTATTTCCACCGCGCGGTCTTCGACGCGCCGCTGGAAGAGCCGGTACGCGCGATTGCCGATCTCATCCGAGCCGGCAAGCTGCGCTATTTCGGCGTTTCGAACTTCCGCGGTTGGCGTATTGCCGAAATTTCGCATCTGGCCGATCAGCTCGGCATCGACCGGCCTATCGCCAGCCAGCCGCTCTACAACATCGTCAACCGCACCGCGGAAGCCGAGCAGCTGCCGGCTGCCAACCATTATGGTCTTGGCGTCGTTTCCTATTCGCCGCTGGCACGTGGTGTGCTCACCGGCAAATATCAACCGGGCGAGCAGCCGGGCGCCGATACCCGCGTCGGCCGCGGCGACAAGCGTGTTCTGGAAACCGAATGGCGTCCGGAATCGGTCGAAATCGCCCAGAAGGTTGCAGCGCACGCCGCATCGAAGGGCGTTTCGGCAGCCGATTTCGCGCTGGCCTGGGTGTTGAACAACAAGTTCGTCACCGCAGCCATCACCGGCCCGCGCACCGAAGAGCACTGGAACGGTTACGTCCGCGCCCTCGACGTGAAGATCGATGCGGAAGACGAGGCGCTGGTCGATAGCCTCGTCACCACCGGCCACCCCTCGACGCCCGGTTTCAACGATCCGAGCCATCCCGTCGAAGGCCGTGTGCCGCGCAATGTCGAACCCGCTCCCCGCCCGGTCGTCAAGCCGCGCGCGGTCGCCTGA
- a CDS encoding acyl-CoA dehydrogenase family protein — MSNPKIQTATTDNSGVPSREDILARARDIAAIAARDAARRERQRELPFEIFGLIKQAKIGTLRIPEAKGGPGGSIADYIEVLMILGEADSNIPHALRSHFNFTENLALTPIELEDRRHLENVLTGKLFAGASTEQGTKRPGEITTRLSADGDRYRLNGRKWYATGTAFADFGTFSAVGEDEQPIGVLIPLDRPGITILDDWDSMGQRMTASGGVLLENVEVLPHELTTRKLGSQIGRHSSAMRQLHLAASAAGAVQGALNDGIDYVLRQARTTLHSSAETANQDPFVQKMLGEISAGAFAVKTLIREAARTLDRTAAAFSSGDEEAIEAALLEGSLATARTQIIASQLSLTVATNLYELGGGSATSSDRNFDRHWRNIRTVYNHNPLAHKARVIGDYYLNGTTTHLREGRVF; from the coding sequence ATGTCCAATCCTAAAATACAGACCGCAACCACCGACAATTCCGGCGTGCCGAGCCGAGAAGACATTCTGGCCCGCGCCAGGGACATTGCGGCTATTGCCGCCAGGGATGCCGCCCGCCGTGAGCGCCAGCGGGAACTTCCCTTCGAAATCTTCGGCCTAATCAAGCAGGCGAAGATCGGCACGCTGCGCATCCCCGAGGCCAAGGGCGGCCCGGGCGGGTCGATTGCCGACTATATCGAAGTGCTGATGATCCTCGGCGAAGCCGACAGCAATATTCCGCACGCACTCCGCAGCCATTTCAATTTTACCGAGAATCTCGCTCTCACACCGATCGAGCTTGAGGATCGGCGGCACCTCGAAAATGTCCTCACCGGCAAGCTCTTTGCGGGCGCCAGCACGGAACAGGGGACCAAACGCCCCGGCGAAATCACCACGCGCCTCAGCGCCGATGGCGACCGTTATCGTCTGAACGGCCGCAAATGGTATGCGACCGGCACCGCCTTCGCAGATTTCGGCACCTTTAGCGCTGTCGGCGAAGACGAACAGCCGATCGGCGTCCTCATTCCGCTTGATCGGCCTGGGATCACCATTCTCGACGACTGGGACAGCATGGGCCAGCGCATGACGGCAAGCGGCGGCGTTTTGCTTGAAAATGTCGAGGTGCTCCCGCATGAACTGACGACCCGCAAGCTCGGCAGCCAGATCGGGCGCCACAGCTCGGCCATGCGACAATTGCACCTCGCTGCCTCTGCCGCCGGTGCCGTTCAGGGCGCACTCAACGACGGCATCGACTATGTTCTGCGCCAGGCGCGCACCACGCTCCACAGCAGCGCCGAAACCGCCAATCAGGACCCCTTTGTGCAGAAGATGCTCGGCGAGATCAGCGCCGGTGCCTTCGCCGTCAAGACGCTGATCCGCGAGGCGGCAAGAACGCTCGACAGGACCGCCGCCGCCTTTTCCAGCGGCGACGAAGAGGCGATAGAAGCGGCTTTGCTGGAAGGTTCTCTCGCCACCGCCCGTACCCAGATCATCGCATCGCAGCTTTCACTAACGGTCGCCACCAACCTTTACGAACTCGGCGGCGGATCGGCGACATCCAGCGACCGGAATTTCGACCGCCACTGGCGCAATATCCGCACGGTCTACAATCACAATCCACTTGCCCACAAGGCGCGGGTGATCGGTGATTATTACCTCAACGGCACTACGACGCACCTCAGGGAAGGCCGGGTATTCTAG
- a CDS encoding LysR substrate-binding domain-containing protein encodes MRTEFIPPSVARAAFRLPTLSRLPPLTALRAFVVAARHASFSRAAEELHVSTAAIGQQVRILETHLGQTLFSRQRGELVLTEAGSTLYPGLADAFETMIGSLSDLMASGGRRQVKVLAEGCFAARWLAPRLGTIVPALGDVDISIESLEGDAIDLTHFDADCAIVATHGQIPGFIHEPLFADTVSAVCTPDFAARHRLCGEPERLRDISFAMLRGNGTDAAFEWANWLRACRIPLRLSATGPRFSRQTALIEALLSSHGIGLARHSLISDELKTGRLIAPFGAPQPTASRYHLLTSPDRRRLPEIASLLALLREDTRSLEAAA; translated from the coding sequence ATGAGAACGGAATTTATCCCTCCTTCGGTCGCAAGAGCGGCTTTCCGGTTGCCGACGCTTTCCCGGCTGCCGCCGCTGACGGCCCTGCGCGCATTTGTCGTGGCCGCGCGTCACGCCAGCTTCTCGCGGGCGGCGGAAGAACTGCATGTCTCGACTGCCGCAATCGGCCAGCAGGTGCGCATTCTGGAAACCCATCTCGGGCAAACACTCTTCAGCCGCCAGCGCGGCGAGCTGGTGCTGACCGAGGCCGGCAGCACGCTTTACCCCGGCCTTGCGGACGCTTTCGAGACGATGATCGGCAGTCTTTCCGATCTCATGGCCTCCGGCGGCCGGCGGCAGGTGAAGGTTCTGGCGGAAGGCTGTTTTGCGGCCCGATGGCTGGCGCCACGGTTGGGAACCATCGTTCCAGCCCTTGGAGACGTAGATATCTCGATTGAATCTCTCGAGGGCGACGCCATCGACCTCACGCATTTCGATGCCGATTGCGCGATCGTCGCCACCCACGGACAAATCCCCGGCTTCATTCACGAACCGCTTTTTGCCGACACCGTCAGTGCCGTCTGCACCCCGGATTTTGCAGCCCGTCATCGCCTTTGTGGCGAACCCGAGCGGCTTCGGGATATCTCTTTTGCGATGTTGCGCGGCAACGGCACCGATGCTGCCTTCGAATGGGCAAACTGGCTGCGCGCCTGCCGCATTCCGCTTCGGCTTTCGGCAACCGGACCGCGCTTTTCGCGTCAGACCGCGCTGATAGAGGCACTCTTGTCCAGCCACGGCATCGGCCTTGCGCGCCACTCGCTGATTTCGGATGAGCTGAAAACCGGTCGTCTGATCGCACCTTTCGGCGCACCACAGCCGACCGCCAGCAGGTATCATCTGCTGACCAGTCCTGACAGGCGGCGGCTGCCGGAAATCGCATCTCTACTCGCCCTGTTGCGCGAGGATACACGCTCTCTCGAGGCCGCCGCCTGA
- a CDS encoding LLM class flavin-dependent oxidoreductase has translation MSRKSEKLVLNAFIYPGGHHEAAWRHPESEPLRVTDIRLYQDIARKAEAAKLDAIFFADAPVLDANIRYAARHRLEPITMLAALAAVTEKIGFIATASTTYYEPYNLARLFASVDHISGGRVGWNIVTTSADAAAGNFNLQQHPPHADRYRQATEFVDVVTKLWDSWEDDAIVADKESGLFADTDRIHPASHDGEFYRVRGALNLPRSPQGRPVYVQAGSSEEGRGFAARYAEAIFTAHQTLESARSFYSDIKRRVAATGRNPAHVKILPGISPFIASTEEEARKLEASFNDLIQPAFSLGQLQRITGIDLSSADLDKPLPKEAVEATRAQADSSRHQLVLDVIDRENPTIRQLLHRLAGGRGHKVISGTPEQVADWIETWFREGAADGFNIMPPWLNGGFDIFVDEVVPILKQRGLFREDYEGDTLRDHYGLPRPENIHATKELQRERA, from the coding sequence ATGAGCAGAAAATCCGAGAAGCTGGTTCTCAATGCATTCATCTATCCGGGCGGACATCATGAAGCAGCCTGGCGCCACCCCGAGTCGGAGCCTCTCCGCGTCACTGATATAAGGCTCTATCAGGATATCGCCCGCAAGGCCGAGGCGGCAAAGCTGGATGCCATTTTCTTTGCCGATGCGCCGGTGCTGGATGCCAATATCCGCTATGCCGCCCGCCACCGGCTGGAACCGATCACCATGCTGGCGGCCTTGGCGGCCGTCACCGAAAAGATCGGCTTCATTGCGACGGCGTCCACTACTTATTACGAGCCATATAATCTCGCGCGGCTGTTTGCTTCTGTTGACCACATCAGCGGCGGCCGGGTGGGCTGGAACATCGTGACGACCTCGGCCGATGCGGCGGCCGGAAACTTCAATCTCCAGCAGCATCCGCCACATGCCGACCGTTACCGTCAGGCGACTGAATTTGTCGATGTGGTGACGAAGCTCTGGGACAGCTGGGAAGACGATGCCATCGTCGCCGACAAGGAGAGCGGTCTTTTTGCCGATACGGACCGCATTCACCCTGCCAGTCATGATGGCGAATTCTACCGGGTACGGGGTGCGCTCAACCTGCCGCGCTCGCCGCAGGGCAGGCCGGTCTATGTGCAGGCCGGCTCTTCGGAGGAAGGGCGTGGCTTTGCCGCCCGTTACGCCGAGGCAATCTTTACCGCGCATCAAACTCTGGAGAGTGCGCGGTCTTTTTATTCCGACATCAAGAGGCGCGTGGCGGCCACGGGGCGCAATCCCGCCCATGTGAAAATCCTGCCGGGCATCAGCCCCTTCATCGCCTCCACCGAAGAGGAGGCGCGCAAGCTCGAGGCTTCTTTCAACGATCTCATTCAGCCGGCCTTTTCGCTCGGGCAGTTGCAGCGCATCACCGGTATTGATCTGTCATCCGCCGATCTCGACAAGCCCTTGCCGAAGGAGGCTGTGGAAGCGACACGCGCGCAGGCGGACAGCAGCCGCCATCAGCTGGTTCTCGATGTCATCGACCGGGAAAATCCGACGATCCGGCAACTGCTGCACCGACTTGCGGGCGGGCGTGGCCACAAGGTGATTTCGGGAACGCCGGAACAGGTGGCGGACTGGATAGAGACCTGGTTCCGTGAAGGTGCTGCCGACGGTTTCAACATCATGCCGCCCTGGCTGAATGGCGGGTTTGATATCTTCGTCGACGAGGTCGTGCCGATCCTCAAGCAGCGCGGACTGTTCCGCGAGGATTACGAGGGCGATACACTGCGCGATCATTACGGCCTGCCCCGGCCGGAAAACATCCATGCGACGAAGGAGTTGCAAAGGGAACGCGCCTGA
- a CDS encoding ABC transporter substrate-binding protein: protein MTFSRRQFHKIALAAGAFVALPGGSFAAAEEPVSGGTLKIVYFPEPTQLVAINTSAGGPQFIGSKIYDGLLTYDYELSPKPSLAKEWSVSADGLEYVFHLQPNAKFHDGKPVTSADVEFSILRLKEAHPRGRATFSHVESVDTSDPLVAKVKLSRPAPGLITALASSESPIVPKHIFETFKPTDNPKPAQIIGSGPFVLKEWVPGSHILLEKNADYWDAPRPHLDRVIIRLINDAGARAAALETGEGDIGPNPVALADLERLKSIPTLKVDDRIYAYAGQQNQLVINLENEYLKELKVRQAIAHAIDVPALIDTVLYGYAVPSPTPISPGLAKFHNPDIGFAKFDVALAEKLLDEAGFPRKEGGKRFKLRVTTNPFNPQTYSDFIAQALSKIGIEADIQKFDFGTYVKVVYTDRAWDLSVESLSNTFDPTAGVQRVYWSKNFKIGLPFSNASHYANPEVDRLLEAAAVEPDIEKRAAFFREFQAVVAKDLPVINLVSPIQPVVGSVRIKDYATGAEGLSGNLAKAWVTKEA, encoded by the coding sequence ATGACCTTTTCCAGACGCCAGTTTCATAAAATTGCACTTGCCGCCGGCGCTTTCGTGGCGCTTCCCGGCGGTTCTTTCGCCGCTGCCGAAGAGCCAGTTTCGGGCGGTACGCTCAAGATCGTCTATTTTCCCGAGCCGACGCAGCTCGTGGCGATCAATACCAGCGCGGGCGGTCCGCAGTTCATCGGCTCGAAGATTTATGACGGGCTTCTGACCTATGACTACGAGCTTTCGCCAAAGCCGAGCCTTGCCAAAGAATGGAGCGTTTCCGCCGACGGGCTGGAATATGTCTTCCATCTGCAGCCGAACGCGAAGTTTCATGATGGCAAGCCGGTGACATCGGCGGATGTGGAATTTTCGATCCTGCGGCTGAAGGAAGCCCATCCGCGCGGCCGGGCGACTTTCTCGCATGTTGAAAGCGTCGATACGTCCGATCCGCTGGTCGCGAAGGTGAAGCTTTCCAGGCCGGCGCCGGGATTGATCACCGCGCTCGCCTCGTCTGAATCGCCAATCGTGCCGAAGCACATCTTTGAGACCTTCAAGCCGACCGATAATCCGAAGCCCGCCCAGATTATCGGCAGCGGTCCTTTCGTGCTGAAGGAATGGGTGCCGGGCAGCCATATTCTTCTGGAAAAAAATGCCGACTACTGGGACGCGCCACGCCCTCATCTCGACCGCGTCATCATTCGCCTCATCAACGATGCCGGCGCACGCGCGGCGGCGCTGGAAACCGGGGAGGGCGACATTGGCCCGAACCCGGTGGCGCTTGCCGATCTGGAACGGCTGAAATCCATCCCGACGCTGAAGGTGGATGACCGCATCTATGCCTATGCCGGCCAGCAAAACCAGCTCGTCATCAACCTTGAGAACGAATATCTGAAAGAGCTGAAGGTGAGGCAGGCCATCGCCCACGCGATCGACGTTCCGGCGCTGATCGATACCGTGCTTTACGGTTATGCCGTGCCATCGCCCACGCCTATCAGCCCCGGCCTTGCGAAGTTCCACAATCCGGATATCGGCTTTGCCAAATTCGACGTAGCGCTGGCTGAAAAACTGCTGGATGAGGCAGGCTTCCCCCGCAAGGAAGGTGGCAAGCGCTTCAAGCTCCGGGTCACCACCAACCCGTTCAATCCGCAGACCTATTCGGATTTCATCGCACAGGCGCTATCGAAGATCGGCATCGAGGCGGATATCCAGAAATTCGATTTCGGCACCTATGTGAAGGTCGTTTATACCGACCGCGCCTGGGACCTTTCGGTCGAATCCCTCTCCAATACCTTCGATCCGACGGCCGGCGTGCAGCGCGTCTACTGGAGCAAGAACTTCAAGATCGGCCTGCCGTTCTCGAATGCCAGCCATTACGCCAATCCGGAAGTGGACCGGTTGCTGGAAGCGGCGGCGGTGGAGCCGGATATCGAAAAGCGCGCGGCCTTCTTTAGGGAGTTTCAGGCCGTGGTCGCCAAAGATCTTCCCGTCATCAATCTCGTTTCTCCCATCCAGCCGGTCGTCGGCAGCGTCCGCATCAAGGATTACGCGACAGGGGCGGAGGGTCTCAGCGGCAATCTCGCCAAAGCGTGGGTGACGAAGGAGGCGTGA
- a CDS encoding DUF3088 domain-containing protein has product MMDAMAKDTLFLIAPGFEDPRHPGVRFVCPHCNQIEGLIAAFPDLAAGIDIHRVGFQRPREAVIAAAGEENQSLPLFVFAGDAPADATVKGDTHFIQDTKRILQILAERHGFPQLH; this is encoded by the coding sequence ATGATGGATGCCATGGCCAAGGATACGCTTTTTTTGATTGCCCCCGGTTTTGAGGACCCCAGGCACCCCGGTGTCCGGTTCGTCTGCCCGCATTGTAACCAGATCGAAGGCCTGATTGCCGCCTTTCCGGACTTAGCCGCCGGGATCGATATCCACCGGGTTGGTTTTCAGCGTCCGCGCGAGGCGGTCATCGCCGCTGCGGGTGAGGAAAACCAGTCGTTGCCGCTGTTCGTCTTTGCCGGCGATGCGCCCGCTGACGCCACGGTAAAGGGCGACACGCACTTCATTCAGGACACCAAACGAATTTTGCAAATCCTCGCCGAGCGCCACGGGTTCCCGCAGCTGCACTGA